tctaacaagttaaaaggttcaagattcgggttctatgaacaaggttcaccgatttggggttaaactctaaaccgacattccgaaccgttcatcggccggacttgggtgattcctgttcgagccaaggaaacAAGCAGGAACGGAGGTTATTATAGTTCAACAcattgtcaagataccttgaaagaatgacaaataatcgaacagccaagtgttagaagaaaagccgaccaggtcagacttgctggccgaacggctaggctgttcgaacagcccagccgatcaaccgggccagccgatcggctagcacatggaatctcacttttccaaacttttgaggtgtagtattgacgaagtggtgttcgatcgaatatggcactcgattggtgaacattactgttcggatcatgagatactatgcttcaacacttaaccattttcacaactcgttcgtagtagggaatgccagccgatcgaacagactgttcgatcgagtgacattcagttgaggactaattctgaaattcctagccgatcgagtgagctagccgatcgaacgaatagttcgatcgaccgacttgaaagataggaacacttcagtgttctcatatactacaacgaaaacttcaaaagttcaaatcctctaacacaaacacaccagaggaagaaacaatccactcgaatggtccagccgatcgagcctaccggccgatcgaacaggactgtccaaccggacataccagccgaccgaacagcccgttcgatcgaacctgccgttcgattgaccagcccattcgatccatttacacttgtttacctttccgcgttacttattgttgtgctatcgaactattcaggctaatcttactctcagcgctcccttcaatccacaatcaatcactgtgagtataccgatccctttttgcttttagcacttttgggtgttacatacgttacctatcaaatcacaatcaaacacaaactatttgaacgctaaccaaattgcatgtgctacttgactaaatgaatgctgtttattatgtttacacgtggagtgctatctacctgccttagcaacatagtactatagtttggactcagcactcattcacacgggggttgttaaggacaattacttgcatggattacggtggtaatcatgtattacgaaccgtctcggacggtcaacccgcagtcgttggtatcgatggtcccatgtcgataattaacatgcatcgttttcctctgtgtacgtgcctggttatgcgtaaactattcgaactctatatgctattattaaacttgtgtgctcacctttacattttatgtattgacattATAACTCACCTATCCTAAACTAAATAACTCACCAATCACAACCAAAACACACACCAATCACAACTAAAACACACACCAATCACAACTAAAAAATGTCTTATTCGAGCTCCTCTTCCGACGGTGTTCTTGACGATATGGTTATCACCATGACGCAGGAGGCGATAAATTATTTGCAAGAAGAAGCCGAATCCTCTATATTGTGTACCAGACAACCGCCTCTTGCATGGAATCGGTTAGGTGCTCATGAACGTCTAGTGCAAGATTATTTTTGTGAAACTCCTTTGTACGATGATGGTCAGTTTAAGCGTATGTTTCGTATGAGCCGACGACTATTCGTTAAAATTTCCGATGATCTTGCGGGCGAATCCCTTTTTTTCACGCAAAGGGTAAGTGCAAGTCGCAAAGTTGGTTTCTCTGGACTACAAAAGTGTACAGCAGCAATTAGGCAACTAGCGTACGACACATCGAGTGATGCGTGGGATGAATATTTAAGGATGTCGTCAAGAACGTGTCGTGAGTCTCTTGAAAATTTTTGTGAAAGTAATTTTTATTAacactattatttattatttttatttacatcgttattattttttaattaacacTAGTTTATTAGGTGTTATTTCTCTGTACGGGAGACGATATTTGAGGATGCCAACCGCAGCCGACGTTCCTTTTCTATACGAGGCCCATCAGCGCATACACGAGTTTCCTGGAATGTTGGGTAGTCTTGATTGCACGCAATGGGAATGGGCGGCAAGTCCAACCGCTTAGAAAGGGCAACATCATCGTGGTGACCACGATGGTCCTACCATAATATTACAAGCGGTCGCTTCTCAAGATTTATGGATTTGGTATGCGTACTTTGGCATGGCTGGTGCGAACAATGACATTGCAGTTTTAGTGTCCTCGAATCTATTCGACAATGTCATAGACGGGGTTGCACCAGATACTTCATTCTATGCAAACGACGTGCAGTATAAGTATGGCTACTATCTCACAGACGATA
The Helianthus annuus cultivar XRQ/B chromosome 6, HanXRQr2.0-SUNRISE, whole genome shotgun sequence genome window above contains:
- the LOC110944522 gene encoding uncharacterized protein LOC110944522, which produces MSYSSSSSDGVLDDMVITMTQEAINYLQEEAESSILCTRQPPLAWNRLGAHERLVQDYFCETPLYDDGQFKRMFRMSRRLFVKISDDLAGESLFFTQRVSASRKVGFSGLQKCTAAIRQLAYDTSSDAWDEYLRMSSRTCRESLENFCESVISLYGRRYLRMPTAADVPFLYEAHQRIHEFPGMLGSLDCTQWEWAASPTA